The genomic window CATCTGATGAAGAGTTTAAATTTGAGCGTGTTGCTGAAGTTCCTATCTACAAAACGGATTCGATTGTACGGCGAGCATTATCACTGCAAAAAACTGAAATCAGCACCTCACCTTTTGTTCAATTGAGTAAATCCGATATGGATACATTAGAGCTCAGTAGTGGTGATAGTATTAAAGTGTCTTCAAAATTAAACTCTGCTACTTTTACTGTAGAGCTTAATGAGTTATTGGCAGAAGGCACGATACGCATTTCTCAGGGATTTGAGGAGACTATCAAATTGGGTAATTCCTACTCTATGATTAAAGTGGAGCGTATGTAATGAATATTTGGTCATGGTTTACTGACGGTATTGCTCGACTTCATGTTTGGGGAGCGGACTTTTTTGGTCCAACCTTATGGATGATTATTTGGTATGTTTTGATGATTTTAGTCATCATTTTACCTATAGTTATTTTGGTAGCATTTTTAACTTTGTGGGAGCGTAGGCTTATTGCGTATATGCATGTGCGTCGTGGACCTAATCGTGTTGGTCCATCTGGATTGCTCCAACCGTTTGCTGATGTTTTAAAGCTTTTAACTAAAGAAGTAATCATTCCCGCTAAAGCAAATAAAGTATTATATTTATTAGCAACCCTAATCACACTAGTACCAGCTCTTGTAACATGGGCTGTTGTGCCTTTTGGACCAGAAGCAGTTCTTGCTGATATAAATGCAGGTCTGCTTTTCGTTATGGCAGTTACTTCATTGGGTGTATATGGAGTTATTTTGGGTGGATGGGCTTCAAACTCTAAGTATCCTTTGATAGCTGCTATGAGGGCTTCTGCTCAGATGATTTCGTATGAATTGGCTATGGGGTTTGTACTCCTTACTGTATTGCTAATATCTGGCACGCTAAAGATGAATGGTGTTGTTCTTCAACAAACAGAAGGGTGGTTTGCTGAACATGGAATTACCTTTATGTCATGGAATTGGTTGCCATTATTTCCATTATTTATTATTTACGTGATTTCATCTGTAGCAGAAACTAATAGGCATCCGTTTGATGTTGTAGAGGGTGAATCAGAAATTGTAGCTGGTCATATGGTTGAGTACTCTGGTATGGGTTTTGCTATGTTCTTTTTGGCAGAATACGCAAACATGATACTTTTGTCTTCTATGGCATCTATATTCTTCCTAGGTGGTTGGACTAGTCCACTGAATTTTGCACCTTTTACATATATACCAGGTTGGATTTGGCTTGGTTTAAAAGCATTTGTTGTGGTTTCTTTCTTTATATGGTTTAGAGCTACATTCCCTAGATATCGCTACGATCAAATAATGCGTTTAGGTTGGAAAATTTTTATTCCTCTTACTGGTATATGGTTTTTAATCATTGCCATATGGAAAAATTCTCCGCTTAGTATTTGGAATTAGGAGTTGTTGTGAGTTTTGCTAAATCATTTGCTGGACTTTTTCTAACTGAACTCTTAAAAGGGATGGCAGTTACTGGAAAGTATTTTTTTAAACCCAAGTTCACACTTAGATATCCATACGAAAAGACTCCTATGTCACCTCGTTTTCGTGGACTTCATGCCCAAAGACGATATGAAAATGGGGAAGAGAGATGTATTGCATGTAAGCTTTGCGAAGCAGTTTGTCCTGCTATGGCTATTACAATTGAATCACATGAACGTGAGGATGGTGCTCGTAAGACATCTAGATACGATATTGATTTAACTAAGTGTA from Taylorella equigenitalis ATCC 35865 includes these protein-coding regions:
- the nuoH gene encoding NADH-quinone oxidoreductase subunit NuoH; protein product: MNIWSWFTDGIARLHVWGADFFGPTLWMIIWYVLMILVIILPIVILVAFLTLWERRLIAYMHVRRGPNRVGPSGLLQPFADVLKLLTKEVIIPAKANKVLYLLATLITLVPALVTWAVVPFGPEAVLADINAGLLFVMAVTSLGVYGVILGGWASNSKYPLIAAMRASAQMISYELAMGFVLLTVLLISGTLKMNGVVLQQTEGWFAEHGITFMSWNWLPLFPLFIIYVISSVAETNRHPFDVVEGESEIVAGHMVEYSGMGFAMFFLAEYANMILLSSMASIFFLGGWTSPLNFAPFTYIPGWIWLGLKAFVVVSFFIWFRATFPRYRYDQIMRLGWKIFIPLTGIWFLIIAIWKNSPLSIWN
- the nuoI gene encoding NADH-quinone oxidoreductase subunit NuoI, producing MSFAKSFAGLFLTELLKGMAVTGKYFFKPKFTLRYPYEKTPMSPRFRGLHAQRRYENGEERCIACKLCEAVCPAMAITIESHEREDGARKTSRYDIDLTKCIFCGFCEESCPVEAIVETHIHEYHGEKASDLYFTKDMLLAIGDKYEPEIAARRAIDGKYR